A single Candidatus Deferrimicrobiaceae bacterium DNA region contains:
- the recG gene encoding ATP-dependent DNA helicase RecG, whose product MDSPSIQFIKGVGPKIAERLAERGIASVREALFFFPRSYEDRRRVVPLFSLSAGMSACVKGRVVDVRGGKGGFGRNRVLDVMIADGTGRLSLKWFRYNPALVDRFPIGAELLLCGTVRAFAAHIEMHHPEILGHDVTADPFGFGRIVPVYPEIDGVPVRLLRKIMWEIVQHHAKDVREFFPRWILDEAGVPSIQESVATLHFPPAEADIGQLLSFSSPAQQRLVFGELFFIQWVMARRRSGLARENAPPLPWDREIVSEIKRRLPFELTNAQRRVVNEILKDMTQAHPMHRLLQGDVGSGKTIVAWIAAMVAWKNGAQAALMAPTEILAEQHYQRFVQLCEGLPLEIVLLTSSVSGKARERARAAIREGRANIVVGTHAIIQEGVDFQNLALGIIDEQHRFGVMQRAALRGKAVASPHLLVMTATPIPRTLAMTLYGDLDVSVIDEMPPGRTPIRTRVLAESERRIAWDAVRREIDEGGRIYVVLPLVEESEKMALRDAVKTAESVRVAFPAIGVGLLHGRMKPDEKEAVMRRFKQGDDRILVSTTVVEVGVDVPEATMMIVEHADRFGLSQLHQLRGRVGRGQKASSCYLMVSEGGGGADTRARLSVMEKTQDGFRIAEEDLKIRGPGDFSGIRQSGIPDLVFSDIVRDARMLIRSREIAAKVAERDPGLDDPSHSSLRAWIAGKEAAQSPTD is encoded by the coding sequence ATGGACTCCCCTTCGATACAGTTCATCAAGGGGGTCGGGCCGAAGATCGCCGAGCGCCTGGCGGAACGGGGGATCGCCTCCGTCCGCGAGGCGCTCTTCTTTTTTCCGAGATCCTACGAGGATCGTCGCCGTGTCGTGCCCCTCTTTTCCCTGTCGGCCGGCATGTCCGCCTGTGTGAAGGGCCGCGTCGTCGACGTGCGGGGCGGCAAGGGCGGGTTCGGACGGAACCGTGTGCTCGACGTCATGATCGCCGACGGAACGGGTCGCCTGTCGCTCAAGTGGTTCCGCTACAATCCCGCGCTCGTCGACCGGTTTCCGATCGGCGCCGAGCTGCTCCTGTGCGGAACCGTTCGTGCATTCGCCGCGCACATCGAGATGCACCATCCCGAGATCCTGGGGCACGACGTCACGGCCGATCCGTTCGGGTTCGGCCGGATCGTTCCTGTATATCCAGAGATCGACGGGGTTCCCGTCCGGCTGCTCCGGAAAATCATGTGGGAAATCGTCCAGCATCACGCGAAGGATGTGCGGGAATTCTTCCCCCGGTGGATCCTCGACGAGGCCGGCGTGCCCTCCATCCAGGAATCGGTCGCCACGCTGCACTTTCCGCCCGCCGAAGCCGATATCGGTCAACTCCTGTCCTTTTCCTCCCCCGCTCAGCAGCGCCTCGTCTTTGGCGAACTCTTCTTCATCCAGTGGGTCATGGCGCGTCGCCGGTCCGGCCTGGCGCGCGAGAACGCCCCGCCGCTCCCGTGGGATCGCGAGATCGTCTCCGAGATCAAGCGTCGGCTTCCCTTCGAGCTGACCAACGCCCAGCGCCGCGTGGTCAACGAGATCCTGAAGGACATGACGCAAGCGCACCCGATGCATCGGCTGCTCCAGGGCGACGTCGGCAGCGGGAAAACGATCGTCGCGTGGATCGCCGCGATGGTCGCCTGGAAGAACGGGGCCCAAGCCGCGCTGATGGCCCCGACCGAGATCCTGGCCGAGCAGCATTACCAGCGCTTCGTCCAGCTCTGCGAGGGGCTGCCTCTCGAAATCGTGCTGCTGACCTCCTCGGTCTCGGGAAAGGCACGCGAACGTGCCAGGGCGGCGATCCGGGAAGGGCGGGCGAACATCGTGGTGGGGACGCACGCCATCATCCAGGAGGGCGTCGACTTCCAGAATCTCGCGCTGGGGATCATCGACGAGCAGCATCGATTCGGGGTGATGCAGCGGGCGGCGTTGCGCGGGAAGGCCGTCGCGTCCCCCCACCTTCTGGTGATGACGGCGACTCCGATTCCGCGAACGCTCGCGATGACGCTGTATGGGGACCTCGACGTTTCCGTCATCGACGAGATGCCGCCGGGACGTACGCCGATCCGGACTCGCGTGCTCGCCGAGTCCGAGCGGCGGATCGCGTGGGACGCCGTGCGGCGGGAGATCGATGAAGGAGGCCGCATTTACGTCGTCCTTCCGCTGGTGGAGGAATCCGAAAAAATGGCGTTGCGCGACGCGGTCAAGACCGCCGAGTCGGTTCGCGTCGCTTTTCCCGCGATCGGGGTCGGGCTTCTGCACGGACGAATGAAGCCGGACGAGAAAGAGGCCGTCATGCGGAGGTTCAAGCAGGGGGACGATCGCATCCTCGTCTCGACCACGGTGGTCGAGGTCGGCGTCGACGTCCCCGAGGCCACGATGATGATCGTCGAGCATGCCGACCGGTTCGGGCTGTCGCAGCTTCACCAGTTGCGCGGGCGCGTCGGCCGCGGACAAAAGGCGTCGTCTTGCTACCTGATGGTTTCCGAAGGAGGCGGTGGCGCCGACACCCGTGCGCGTCTTTCGGTGATGGAAAAGACGCAGGACGGCTTCCGGATCGCCGAGGAAGACCTCAAGATCCGAGGCCCCGGCGATTTCTCGGGGATCCGTCAGTCGGGCATCCCCGACCTCGTCTTCTCCGACATCGTGCGTGATGCCAGGATGCTGATCCGCTCCCGGGAGATCGCAGCGAAGGTCGCCGAACGCGATCCAGGGCTGGACGACCCGTCCCATTCCTCCCTACGGGCCTGGATCGCCGGGAAGGAAGCGGCGCAATCGCCGACGGATTGA
- a CDS encoding homoserine dehydrogenase, with protein MAETAQGSSTRTSEIGVGIVGCGTVGTGTAKLLLDNAELIRRRIGLPVRIVRIADVDLDRDRGLDLPPGVFTRDAMSVVRDPAIQIVVELIGGTGIAKEVILEAVRNGKSVVTANKALLAQHGPEICAAVSAAGVDLGFEASVGGGIPIIRAMREGLAANNIQGIFGIINGTCNYILTRMSEEGKEFADVLADAQKIGLAEADPSFDVDGIDSAHKLAILVWLATGRTVPLKEIYVEGIRDISAVDIAFAKEFGYTIKLLAIAKENGSGIEVRVHPTMIPSHYLLATVGGANNAIYVKGDFVGSSMFYGQGAGMLPTASAVVSDILDIGRNLCNGTLGRIPPSGFREPDPSAAVGLAPFSEVKSEYYLRFQVVDKPGVLSRIAGILGDHAISISTVLQKGREEENSVPIFIVTHHAKESDMRAALDETDRLPFVLDRTRMIRIENNL; from the coding sequence ATGGCAGAAACTGCGCAGGGAAGCAGCACGCGCACAAGCGAAATAGGGGTCGGAATCGTCGGCTGCGGAACCGTCGGAACCGGGACGGCCAAGCTCCTGCTCGACAATGCCGAGCTCATCCGCCGGCGAATCGGCCTCCCTGTCCGCATCGTCCGGATCGCAGACGTCGACCTCGACCGGGACCGTGGGCTCGACCTTCCACCCGGCGTGTTCACCCGAGATGCGATGTCCGTCGTGCGCGACCCCGCCATCCAGATCGTCGTTGAGCTGATCGGCGGAACCGGCATCGCGAAGGAAGTCATCCTCGAAGCGGTTCGCAACGGTAAATCGGTCGTGACGGCCAACAAGGCGCTGCTTGCCCAGCACGGGCCCGAGATTTGCGCCGCCGTTTCAGCCGCCGGCGTCGACCTTGGTTTCGAGGCCAGCGTCGGAGGCGGAATCCCGATCATCCGCGCCATGCGCGAAGGGCTGGCCGCCAACAACATCCAGGGCATCTTCGGCATCATCAACGGCACCTGCAACTACATCCTCACGAGGATGAGCGAAGAGGGCAAGGAATTCGCCGATGTCCTCGCCGACGCACAGAAGATCGGGCTCGCAGAGGCGGACCCGTCCTTCGACGTCGACGGGATCGATTCCGCCCACAAGCTGGCCATCCTGGTCTGGCTCGCCACCGGGCGCACGGTTCCGCTCAAGGAGATCTATGTCGAAGGCATCCGCGACATCTCGGCGGTCGACATCGCGTTCGCAAAGGAATTCGGGTACACGATCAAGCTGCTCGCGATCGCCAAGGAGAACGGGAGCGGCATCGAGGTGCGCGTCCATCCGACGATGATCCCGTCGCACTATCTGCTGGCCACCGTCGGGGGCGCCAACAACGCCATCTACGTCAAGGGAGACTTCGTCGGGTCGTCCATGTTCTACGGGCAGGGCGCCGGCATGCTCCCCACGGCGTCGGCCGTGGTCAGCGACATCCTCGACATCGGCCGAAACCTGTGCAACGGCACGCTCGGCCGTATTCCCCCGAGCGGATTCCGGGAGCCAGACCCCTCCGCAGCGGTCGGGCTTGCGCCGTTTTCCGAGGTGAAGTCCGAGTACTATCTTCGGTTCCAGGTGGTCGACAAGCCCGGTGTCCTGTCCCGGATCGCCGGCATCCTCGGGGACCACGCGATCAGCATCTCCACCGTTCTCCAGAAGGGCCGCGAGGAAGAGAATTCGGTCCCGATCTTCATCGTGACGCATCACGCGAAAGAGAGCGATATGCGCGCCGCGCTCGACGAGACCGACCGCCTGCCGTTCGTACTCGATCGCACCCGCATGATCCGGATCGAAAACAACCTTTAA
- the thrC gene encoding threonine synthase: protein MHWEGVIRHYQEFLSPVPDDCVVTLLEGNTPLVPAPSLAKAIAPGTAIFLKYEGLNPTGSFKDRGMTMAVSMAKASGSNSVICASTGNTSAAASAYAARAGMKAFVLIPEGKIALGKLSQAMIHGAQVLQILGNFDDALTLVREVSEKYPVTLVNSVNPYRIEGQKSGAFEVCDALGDAPTFHVLPVGNAGNITAYWAGYKAYHAAGKSAHLPRMLGWQAEGSAPIVRGHAIAKPETVATAIRIGNPASWKSAEAARDESGGSIGMVSDAEILEAYKMVAETEGVFCEPASAASIAGVIKSSKQGVFSKGDVIVCTLTGHGLKDPDNAIAQSVPPVTLPPNMADVVRVLGF, encoded by the coding sequence ATGCATTGGGAAGGGGTCATCCGCCATTACCAGGAATTCCTGTCGCCGGTTCCCGACGACTGCGTGGTCACACTGCTCGAGGGCAACACGCCGCTCGTCCCCGCGCCTTCGCTGGCCAAGGCGATCGCACCCGGCACCGCGATCTTCCTGAAGTACGAGGGGCTCAACCCCACGGGGTCGTTCAAGGACCGCGGCATGACGATGGCCGTCTCGATGGCCAAGGCGTCCGGTTCCAACTCGGTCATCTGCGCTTCAACCGGCAACACGTCGGCCGCCGCCTCGGCCTACGCGGCGCGCGCCGGCATGAAGGCATTCGTGCTGATTCCCGAAGGCAAGATCGCGCTAGGGAAGCTCTCACAGGCGATGATCCACGGCGCCCAGGTGCTCCAGATCCTCGGCAACTTCGACGATGCGCTGACGTTGGTGCGGGAAGTCTCAGAGAAATATCCGGTCACGCTGGTCAACTCGGTCAACCCGTACAGGATCGAAGGACAGAAGAGCGGCGCCTTCGAAGTCTGCGACGCGCTGGGCGACGCCCCCACTTTCCATGTGTTGCCGGTCGGGAACGCCGGGAACATCACCGCCTACTGGGCCGGCTACAAGGCCTACCATGCCGCCGGGAAATCGGCGCATCTGCCGCGCATGCTCGGATGGCAGGCCGAGGGTTCCGCCCCGATCGTCCGCGGTCATGCGATCGCCAAGCCCGAGACCGTGGCCACCGCCATCCGGATCGGGAATCCGGCCTCCTGGAAGAGCGCCGAAGCCGCGCGCGACGAATCGGGCGGCTCGATCGGCATGGTCAGCGACGCCGAGATCCTCGAAGCCTACAAGATGGTGGCAGAGACCGAAGGCGTCTTCTGCGAGCCCGCTTCCGCCGCCTCGATCGCCGGCGTGATAAAATCGTCTAAACAGGGTGTTTTTTCGAAAGGCGACGTGATCGTCTGCACCCTGACCGGCCACGGCCTCAAGGATCCCGACAACGCGATCGCGCAGTCCGTTCCCCCGGTGACGCTGCCGCCCAACATGGCCGACGTCGTCCGCGTGCTCGGTTTCTAA
- a CDS encoding cofactor-independent phosphoglycerate mutase — MTRKYLILIGDGMADWPIESLGGKTPLEAASKPNMDFMAQQGALGMVQVVPVDMYPGSDVSNLSIIGYDPREVYTGRSPLEAASIGVKLAADDVAVRCNIVTIEGEGADSEMYDFSGGHISTSDAAELLLALKEAAREKGVSFYTGVSYRHLMVWPGGSDAMTTTPPHDIHGKKITEYLPTGEGADLFLELMAISREIFPSHPINVRRRAEGKKEANAIWLWGQGKAPRMPTFQEKFGLTGAVVAAVDLIKGIGIYAGLDVIEVPGATGYIDTNFRGKAEYALKALETKDFVLIHVEAPDEAGHNGSAPDKVRSIERIDAEMLTPILERAKVGDLCVLVLPDHPTPVKIRTHAQEPVPFVYYPAPPSMQEARGARYTEAEAKATGLFVETGTGLIGHLLSSL, encoded by the coding sequence TTGACGCGAAAATATCTCATCCTGATCGGCGACGGCATGGCCGACTGGCCCATCGAGTCGCTCGGGGGCAAGACCCCGCTCGAGGCGGCCAGCAAGCCGAACATGGACTTCATGGCGCAGCAGGGAGCGCTCGGCATGGTCCAGGTGGTTCCGGTCGACATGTACCCGGGGAGCGACGTCTCCAACCTCAGCATCATCGGGTACGACCCTCGCGAGGTCTACACGGGCCGGTCGCCGCTCGAGGCCGCCTCCATCGGCGTCAAGCTGGCAGCCGACGACGTGGCGGTCCGTTGCAACATCGTCACGATCGAGGGCGAGGGGGCCGACTCCGAGATGTACGATTTCTCGGGGGGGCACATCAGCACGTCCGACGCCGCCGAGCTGCTGCTTGCGCTCAAGGAAGCCGCCAGGGAGAAGGGCGTTTCCTTTTACACGGGCGTCAGTTACCGACACCTGATGGTCTGGCCCGGCGGAAGCGATGCCATGACCACCACGCCGCCGCACGACATCCACGGGAAGAAGATCACCGAGTATCTTCCCACGGGGGAAGGCGCTGATCTTTTTCTCGAGCTGATGGCCATCTCGCGGGAAATCTTCCCGTCCCACCCGATCAATGTCCGGCGGCGCGCCGAAGGGAAAAAGGAAGCCAACGCCATCTGGCTCTGGGGGCAGGGCAAGGCGCCCCGCATGCCGACCTTCCAGGAAAAATTCGGGTTGACGGGCGCGGTGGTCGCGGCGGTCGACCTCATCAAGGGCATCGGCATCTACGCCGGTCTCGATGTCATCGAGGTCCCCGGCGCCACCGGCTATATAGACACGAATTTCCGCGGCAAGGCCGAATACGCCCTCAAGGCACTCGAGACGAAGGACTTCGTGCTGATCCACGTCGAGGCGCCCGACGAGGCCGGCCACAACGGAAGCGCTCCCGATAAGGTGCGTTCCATCGAGCGGATCGACGCCGAGATGCTCACGCCCATCCTCGAACGCGCCAAGGTGGGCGACCTTTGCGTGCTCGTCCTGCCCGATCACCCCACACCCGTCAAGATCCGCACGCACGCCCAGGAGCCCGTTCCCTTCGTGTATTACCCGGCGCCGCCGTCGATGCAGGAAGCCAGGGGCGCGCGTTACACCGAGGCCGAGGCGAAGGCGACCGGCTTGTTTGTCGAGACCGGCACGGGGCTGATCGGCCACCTGCTCTCGTCTCTCTAG
- a CDS encoding thioesterase family protein encodes MEKVATVRVIFGDTDAMGIVYYGHYLRWFEVGRAELMRRKGFAYREMTEADVHLPVIESHAVYRSPARYDDILDIYAEVREVRGVRLCFGYRIARGDDGKTMVEGYTVHAFTDSSGRVVRPSERYRSMFIENDVTRHGGGDTLGSQSGA; translated from the coding sequence ATGGAAAAAGTCGCCACGGTCCGGGTCATCTTCGGAGATACCGATGCGATGGGAATCGTGTATTACGGTCATTATCTGCGCTGGTTCGAGGTCGGCCGCGCGGAGCTGATGCGCCGCAAAGGGTTCGCCTACCGGGAGATGACCGAAGCCGACGTGCATCTGCCCGTGATCGAATCCCATGCCGTCTATCGGTCTCCTGCCCGCTACGACGACATCCTCGACATTTATGCCGAGGTTCGGGAAGTGCGAGGGGTCCGTCTTTGTTTCGGCTACCGTATCGCCCGTGGCGATGACGGGAAGACGATGGTCGAAGGGTACACCGTCCACGCCTTCACGGATTCGAGTGGGAGGGTCGTGCGACCCTCCGAACGGTACCGATCGATGTTCATCGAAAACGATGTGACCCGTCATGGGGGAGGGGATACGCTTGGATCGCAATCTGGCGCTTGA
- the glpX gene encoding class II fructose-bisphosphatase: MDRNLALEVVRVTEAAALAAARCMGRGDNVAADQAAVTAMRKALGDVQFKGRVVIGEGERDEAPMLYIGEEVGAAENPRVDIAVDPLEGTSIVATGGNNALAVIAIAEEGGFLHAPDTYMQKIAVGPDAKGVIDITATPTENLRRIAKAKNKYVEDLCVVILDRPRHKDLIEEVRAAGARIKLIGDGDVAGAIATSTPDTGVDVLMGLGGAPEGVLAAAALKCLGGDFQGILKFRNREEAERAKAMGIDDPSKIYALDDLARSHVMFAATGVTFGDFLRGVRFSSGGAKTESIVMRSRSRTVRFIETAHHFEFKPNYD; this comes from the coding sequence TTGGATCGCAATCTGGCGCTTGAGGTTGTCCGAGTGACCGAGGCTGCGGCACTTGCCGCGGCCCGCTGCATGGGGCGCGGCGACAACGTCGCGGCAGACCAGGCCGCCGTGACCGCGATGCGCAAGGCGCTGGGGGACGTCCAGTTCAAGGGGCGCGTCGTCATCGGGGAGGGCGAGCGCGACGAGGCGCCGATGCTCTACATCGGCGAAGAGGTTGGGGCCGCCGAGAACCCGCGCGTCGACATCGCCGTCGATCCGCTCGAAGGTACCTCAATCGTCGCGACCGGCGGAAACAACGCGCTGGCCGTCATCGCCATCGCCGAGGAGGGCGGGTTCCTGCACGCGCCCGACACCTACATGCAGAAGATCGCGGTGGGGCCCGATGCCAAGGGCGTGATCGACATCACGGCAACCCCCACCGAGAATCTTCGCCGGATCGCGAAGGCCAAGAACAAGTACGTCGAGGACCTTTGCGTCGTCATTCTCGATCGTCCCCGCCACAAGGATCTGATCGAGGAGGTTCGCGCGGCCGGCGCCCGCATCAAGCTGATCGGCGACGGGGATGTCGCCGGCGCCATCGCCACGTCGACGCCCGACACCGGCGTCGACGTCCTCATGGGACTCGGCGGGGCGCCCGAAGGCGTGCTCGCCGCGGCAGCCCTCAAGTGCCTGGGCGGCGACTTCCAGGGCATCCTCAAGTTCCGCAACCGGGAAGAGGCCGAGCGGGCCAAGGCGATGGGGATCGACGATCCCTCGAAGATCTACGCGCTCGACGACCTGGCCCGCAGCCACGTGATGTTTGCGGCGACCGGCGTCACCTTCGGCGACTTTCTGCGCGGGGTCCGATTTTCGAGCGGCGGCGCCAAGACGGAATCGATCGTCATGCGCTCCCGGTCCCGGACGGTCCGTTTCATCGAAACGGCCCACCATTTCGAATTCAAGCCTAATTACGACTAA
- a CDS encoding 3-methyl-2-oxobutanoate dehydrogenase subunit VorB, producing the protein MSDMANVDVQREFVKGNEAICHGAIAAGCRHYFGYPITPQNDIPEYMAAHMGPLGGVFLQAESEVATINMLLGTAATGKRVMTSSSGPGISLMQEGISYMAGSELPAVIVNISRSGPGLGGIAPSQGDYFQAVKGGGHGGCRIPVLAPHSVQEMYELTMLAFDIADRYRTPVMILGDAIIGQMKEPYTPAPSKYPPPAPKSWATVGCAGRSRQHVKSLFLKDDDIERHNWKLDEKIHAIEAAETRAESYRLDDARIVLVAFGTAARVCKTVIQWARKEGIPVGMIRPITLFPFPKQLVHEAAGKADVVVVIEMNTGQMVEDVRIATSHHEKIRFIGKPCAMPTPDDLLADIRRIAGELS; encoded by the coding sequence ATGAGCGACATGGCCAACGTCGACGTCCAACGCGAATTCGTCAAGGGGAACGAGGCGATCTGTCACGGCGCGATTGCCGCGGGTTGCCGCCACTACTTCGGCTACCCGATCACCCCCCAGAACGACATCCCCGAATACATGGCCGCCCATATGGGCCCGCTCGGGGGCGTCTTCCTGCAGGCCGAGAGCGAAGTCGCGACCATCAACATGCTGCTCGGAACCGCGGCAACCGGCAAGCGTGTGATGACCTCCTCCTCCGGCCCGGGAATATCGCTGATGCAGGAAGGAATTTCCTACATGGCGGGCTCCGAGCTCCCCGCAGTCATCGTCAATATCTCTCGCTCCGGGCCCGGTCTCGGCGGGATCGCACCTTCCCAGGGAGACTATTTTCAGGCGGTCAAGGGGGGCGGACACGGCGGCTGTCGCATCCCGGTCCTCGCGCCCCATTCCGTCCAGGAGATGTATGAGCTGACGATGCTGGCCTTCGACATTGCAGACCGGTACCGGACGCCGGTCATGATCCTGGGCGATGCGATCATCGGTCAGATGAAGGAGCCCTACACACCCGCCCCGTCCAAATACCCGCCTCCGGCCCCAAAGAGCTGGGCTACCGTCGGGTGCGCGGGCCGTTCCCGGCAGCACGTCAAGTCGCTTTTCCTGAAGGACGACGACATCGAGCGCCACAATTGGAAACTCGACGAAAAGATCCATGCGATCGAGGCCGCCGAGACCCGCGCCGAATCTTATCGGCTCGACGATGCCCGGATCGTGCTCGTCGCGTTCGGCACCGCCGCCCGCGTCTGCAAGACTGTGATCCAGTGGGCCCGGAAGGAGGGGATTCCCGTCGGGATGATCCGTCCGATCACGCTGTTTCCCTTCCCGAAGCAGCTGGTCCACGAGGCGGCCGGAAAGGCCGATGTCGTCGTCGTCATCGAGATGAACACGGGGCAGATGGTCGAGGATGTGCGGATCGCCACCAGCCACCACGAAAAGATCCGGTTCATCGGGAAGCCGTGCGCCATGCCGACGCCCGACGACCTCCTGGCCGACATCCGCCGGATCGCGGGGGAATTGTCATGA
- a CDS encoding thiamine pyrophosphate-dependent enzyme: protein MSGNEKRAFDRPVFERPKSLVDVKTHFCPGCHHGIAHRIVAEAIDHFDLREKTVGVACVGCSVFLYDYIDVDVVEAPHGRAPAVATGVKRALPDRFVFTYQGDGDLAAIGTSEIIHAANRGENITVIFINNTTYGMTGGQMAPTTMLGQRTSTTPYGREFSTAGYPIKMAELLAQLEGVAFSARVATSSPAQIRKAKEAVRTAFDMQIRRMGLSVVEFLSTCPTNWGMKPNDARKRVLGEMIDFFPLGTFKERKQADFV, encoded by the coding sequence ATGAGCGGCAACGAAAAGCGCGCGTTCGACAGGCCGGTGTTCGAGCGCCCCAAGAGCCTGGTCGACGTCAAGACGCACTTCTGCCCGGGATGTCACCACGGCATCGCGCACCGGATCGTCGCAGAAGCCATCGACCACTTCGACCTGCGGGAAAAGACCGTCGGAGTCGCCTGCGTCGGTTGCTCGGTGTTCCTCTATGACTATATCGACGTCGACGTCGTCGAGGCGCCGCACGGCCGGGCCCCGGCCGTCGCCACGGGCGTAAAAAGGGCGCTGCCCGACCGGTTCGTGTTCACCTACCAGGGCGACGGCGACCTTGCGGCCATCGGCACCTCCGAGATCATTCACGCTGCCAACCGCGGAGAGAACATCACCGTCATCTTCATCAACAACACAACCTACGGCATGACGGGGGGGCAGATGGCCCCGACGACCATGCTGGGCCAGCGGACCTCGACGACCCCGTACGGCCGGGAATTCAGCACCGCCGGCTACCCGATCAAGATGGCCGAGCTGCTCGCCCAGCTCGAAGGGGTCGCATTCTCCGCACGCGTTGCGACTTCCAGCCCGGCCCAGATCCGAAAGGCGAAGGAGGCCGTCCGGACCGCATTCGACATGCAGATAAGGCGCATGGGGCTGTCCGTGGTCGAGTTCCTCTCGACCTGCCCCACCAACTGGGGGATGAAGCCCAACGACGCGCGCAAGCGCGTCCTCGGCGAGATGATCGACTTCTTCCCGCTGGGCACCTTCAAGGAACGCAAACAGGCGGATTTCGTATGA
- a CDS encoding 2-oxoacid:acceptor oxidoreductase family protein — MSHTDVIFSGFGGQGILMVGNLLSIAAMEEGRQVTYFPAYGVEMRGGTANCTVVISDHEIGSPVVGHPASCVVMNAPSLDKYQGLMVPGGALVVNSSLVEKNAVTRTDLSVLFVDANEVARQAGSLQLASMVALGAYAAKTGVVKIETLCECLPKVVSRKYEKFIPLNIKALKEGASFA, encoded by the coding sequence ATGAGCCATACCGATGTGATCTTTTCCGGTTTCGGAGGGCAGGGCATCCTGATGGTGGGGAACCTGCTGTCGATCGCCGCCATGGAAGAGGGGCGGCAGGTCACCTACTTCCCCGCGTACGGCGTCGAGATGCGCGGCGGCACCGCCAACTGTACGGTGGTCATCTCCGATCACGAGATCGGCTCGCCCGTGGTCGGGCACCCGGCCTCGTGCGTCGTCATGAACGCGCCGTCGCTCGACAAGTACCAGGGGCTGATGGTCCCTGGGGGCGCGCTCGTCGTCAACAGTTCCCTCGTCGAAAAGAACGCCGTCACCAGAACCGACCTGTCGGTCCTGTTCGTCGACGCTAACGAGGTCGCACGCCAGGCGGGCAGTCTTCAGCTCGCCTCGATGGTCGCGCTGGGGGCCTACGCCGCGAAGACCGGCGTGGTCAAGATCGAGACGCTATGCGAATGCCTGCCGAAGGTCGTCTCCCGGAAATACGAGAAGTTCATTCCCCTCAACATCAAAGCGCTGAAAGAGGGTGCCTCCTTTGCGTGA
- a CDS encoding XRE family transcriptional regulator gives MRDITDDESIDSVLERVAGEAGEPEPSPDAGNLPVGEHIHALRVSRGETLQQVAEKTGFSAALLSQIENRMTSPPLGMLVKIANAFDTTVSALVGGRAETAFSIVRKEDRSTVSRVGLKGGGKTEYNYEALGGGKAGRRMEPFLVRLSPDADRNAPRSVHEGEEFLYVLSGRVEVVLGAFSDVLDEGDCIYYDSTTPHHVRSHDDREAILLAVIHSGK, from the coding sequence TTGCGTGACATCACCGACGACGAATCGATCGACAGCGTTCTCGAACGGGTCGCAGGAGAGGCGGGCGAACCCGAGCCCTCCCCCGATGCGGGAAACCTTCCGGTGGGCGAGCACATCCACGCCCTCCGGGTCTCCCGGGGCGAGACGCTTCAGCAAGTCGCCGAAAAGACCGGCTTCTCGGCCGCGCTTCTTTCACAGATCGAAAACCGGATGACCTCGCCGCCGCTGGGCATGCTGGTCAAGATCGCCAATGCTTTCGATACCACCGTGTCGGCGCTGGTCGGTGGACGGGCAGAGACTGCTTTTTCGATCGTCCGGAAGGAGGATCGTAGCACCGTCTCCCGCGTCGGGCTCAAGGGGGGCGGCAAGACCGAGTACAATTACGAAGCGCTCGGAGGCGGGAAGGCGGGCCGTCGGATGGAGCCTTTCCTCGTCCGGCTTTCTCCCGACGCGGATCGTAATGCGCCTCGCAGCGTCCACGAAGGTGAAGAATTCCTTTACGTATTGTCGGGTCGGGTCGAGGTCGTTTTGGGCGCCTTTTCCGATGTCCTCGATGAGGGCGACTGCATCTATTACGACTCGACGACGCCGCATCACGTCCGTTCGCACGACGACAGGGAAGCCATCCTCCTTGCCGTGATCCATTCCGGAAAGTGA